The stretch of DNA gtttcgacctaagggtcttcttcaggcacaaaaacacaaaaatacacacacaaaaaagaagaagaaagacgatagaacaaatgaagagaagaataactgacaaaacaactgcactgcacaaaccaacaaatgacaaagacacaacacttcgaattaacctaaaataaatctcataacaaaataattgtaatcattttttttttttacaggaatgtatatgtttctgtgtttgtttttgttttaatacaaaaaaaaccgtgatcaaataatcagaactctttcaaaatactctgaataaaatatattaaatgcaataacttttttttttttttaattcaaataaatgttttagtttgactgcatttgaatagaaactgaattctgatgaaagcagttactgtaaagtcatttgaagtcacatgataaaaatcacatggtttagttgagcagaccacaaagtgcagagctaaaatatgtgtatgaatctgtgtgaaaatccagtccgtttgtccacagggatgctaggaagcagtcaaatggggtcgctcaatctgctcaaatccagtcaaatggggtcgcacgggccgacaaatggggacgtccccgtttgtcggaagcgtccccatttgactgctctccagtgacaatcgtccccatttgtcggtaaaaccacctacacacacacacacacacacacacacacacacacatacacacacacacacacacacacacacacacacacacacacacacacacacacacacacacacatagagaatactacatggcttgctgtgtcgtgccatatttacacgagttgtttttttaaagattgaactgcgagcgaaagcgagctgttcactatttgaacaagaggcgaagccttcaaggctcacgcaagaaatagacaaacagtaacacaaactcaatcactccatcacacatacacacccacacacacagtaagcttaggtgacactgtgcaagaaagagagacactagatctagatctgtctgtctgcatgtagaatagtctcggcccgctcaaaataacaatgaccgagaccacacacaccacgcgagagaaaaagactacagggaggcatgccgtcatgatgcattaattgacgtcaaacacttttgaccgtgacgtaatcttatgcgagctttatccatagtcttggataaccactcacacatagactcggaaatgttaaagtttctaccacagacatacacacacacgcacgcacacacacacacacacacacacacacgcacaaacgcacagacagacaaagttacgatcgcataggctacacttcgtgagccaaaaagcaacgagtgtaaatctggtacgaaacagcaaaccatgtagtattctgtttatcctacatactgtacaaacgtgtattttactgaaaatgtcctgcagtcgaggcagctaaattgaagacgcttgttttggaacctcgatctcttgtaaagcctcgtgcaatctattacgtcaaagcaaagaaacgtcactctgaaagtgtggcgtgacgtgttagttctaaagattcatggaGGGTAATTAGTGAGCGCaaattttgtttctataatgacgtttgtcttggtgactttggcaccataagcagtggaaaaacaggtccctgccagacttgcttgacatgacctcatttacacgatatacacacgtgtgatttgaacgattattatctgacgggtgtctctctcacgtatgtaggataaacatacTTACAATCCATCCTCCGTTGTCCGTGGTCTGATCGCAGTACACAGTGACTGGTTctcctgacacacacactgtgcggAGACCGCTTTGAGGGTCAAGACTCAACCAGTCCACACAGCTTTTACCTGGGGGGAAAATAGAACAAAACAAATTAATAGATTGCTCATGAATATATGACAATCCAAACATTCAGAATTCAGAATAGTTTATTACCTGCGGTAAATAAATGACCCTACTGTTGCAGTTTAGAAGAtactataagatgtttggtggcttaattGTTGGCAGACCAGCTTTTGTGTTGCTCCGAGGGGACCATAATCGTCTTTtctttcatctttatcgaccaaggccgcggttgataaatatgttaCAAAAGGCCATATGCTCCcagaggaccaacaacaaaatgctggtctgacaacaagccagcaaacatcgtttttgtcatcattttggtggtgcGACAAGTACGCATGATTACCCAACGGGAGCCGGATTTTTAGAATGCACTTCATGGCCTTAAAACGTGTCACCAGTTCAATCGATCGCGTCATAATTGAAAATGTGATGTCAAACGTAAACTTTACGTCGCTTTTCTTGGAGTCTAAAAATGCACAGGGGTGCCATCCTATCTGCAAGGTCAGTCACTTTTTAGCATGTACCCTTCCTTTTTAGTGTTTTAAGCCTTTCGTTGTACAATGTGTGATTGCACAGATTAGTTGCATGATTATCAACACTGATTGAGTCTTTGTGAGTGAACGTTTTAGTACTTTTACAGTCTTTGTCATCGGAAACACGAATTCAAAACCGCGATGGTtccaaaaattaaaacaaaaacaacacggaCTCTTTTCCATCGAGGAATGGTGGAAGGAAAATAGTGTGGCGTGTCTTTGCTTTTAGTGGCTTACAAAATGGTATTCGTGAATAAAGTttcgattcttttattttgattttgaaagaaaaaattaGAGCCGACACAATGCAAACCTGGAAATCACGGTAGAAGCCACTTTCGCGTTCAGTTTGCTTGATCAAGAACTTGTGCGACAGCCATTGTGTAACCAGGAAGTGACGTATCTTTAGCTACACTTGACGTCATTTCAaccttttagagagagagagagagagagtgagtgagagagagagagagagagagagagagagagagagagagagagagagagagagagagagagagagagagagagagagagagagagagaacacgcaTAGTTGATTAACGCAAATTTATTGcaatgaaacaaacaagaacacgaACACTTTCTTTGCTTGAAATATAAATTCGTTCCAGTTTATCTTGGATTCTTGTCATTGGGCCTCATCAACTTaggagtaaaaaaaaagaagaaaaaaacaaccacacacacgtacacaacttAATGTAACTGAATGGAATTTGGCGCTCTGCAActgaagacaaagaagaaactCATTGCGGCATTGTGAAATTGAAATTGAAAACTCCTCCATGAATGGGCGCATCAAAGGTCACTGCTGGCTGGCGGAGTGTGTTTCCGCCTGAGGCCGAGGCACTGGAATCTGCGTCATCAGTAGTTGACGTCATAGCTCCCAACTTTGAGACTGTGCAAGTGCGCGTGGTTGACAGAATTCGGGAAACTTGCAGTTGCTGGTTGTCGGACATTTTCGCGTAACTGAGTACAGACTGAATGTTTTTATGTCCTGATTTCTCCATTATATGGGTTGGGGGAACTCCAGAATCATTGAGCTTCTGTAGCAGCGTCTTCCTCGCCGAGGTACCCGAGATTCGTTTACTTGTGGTGGAAGATATCTCGGACGCGGCCGCCATTTCTTTCATCAAACTGCCGATTGTGTTCACTCCCATCGGCATTGCACGAAACCATTGTTTGCCTGGTTTCGGATCATGGACGCATGTGAGGTAGAACGGACAGTTGGAGCCGCATGTTTCTGCAGGGCGAAGAGAGGCATATTTCTCGAAGATCTTCACAGGGCACCGCTCAGGGTTTTCAACATCTTCATACGCTCGCGGTTTTGCCCTGACATCCTGCCTGGAGACCCCTGTTCTTGTTTTCGTGGTTCGCTCGTTGAATTCCAAGAAGCGGTGGCCACTGCTGTCCATCTGAACGTCGGACCAGCACATCTGGCGATGTTCGGTTCTTGCCCGCATTCCAAAGTGGAGGCAGTTCAACCACCACAGGGTGTTGATTATGGCTCTTGGTGTGGACACTCCCAACTGACCAGAGTCCCACAGTGTTTCCACCTCTTCGTCCGTTAGTGCACACGCTCTTTGAGGTAAGTTTCCTTTCCCTGCTGATTTcagcttttttttgtttgctttttgcaaCTGCTCGAACGTTTTCAAACAGCGTATCATTGCTGGAAAAAATCTTGCCTTTTCCGTTCGCTGCCATGTGCCGATCGACGGCGGACAGAAATCCTCGAATCGTACCTGGTTCATATTCATCTCCATCTTCGCGTTTCACCGTTGTAAGAAACTTGACAAGAATGTTTGCAACAAGTTTTGGATCCTCAATTTTCGCTATATCAGCTGATCTCATCTGTTTTGCAAACTCTTCGGTTTGAAGAATGAAATCTGAAATCAGCCGTATCATATGttcagtttttcttttggtGTTGGCGTTTTCTGTATCGGTGATGAGAGCGTTCACATCGTCATCAGTCACTTTCTCGAATCTCCTTTTTTTGGGCGCAGCGGCCATTAAATTTTCGTCCTCTTCATTGAAGTCTTCTAAGAAAAAGTCGCttatcaaatcaaaatcgccGTCCATCTTGACGAACGAACGTTGGCGTGTGAATACACAACCggaaatagatctagatctaaattgatctctatgacccgtgccttgataccattgagatcataggagatgcacagcagtgccgataccaggtttctttagcttcactttaaaatgatatcagaacgatagttattcacttgaaagtgaacacaggagagttgtatacatgtatataccccatgacctcccttctttgtctctgtaaatctACTGTgggtatatttcttgtattttaagAGTACTATATTGTTATACCAATATGGTATATCAATTTTACTCTTATAACACAAGAAACAGGGGGTGCACTACTTTCTGTCGACTTGACATTCCACAATGCACATGTACCAGTCGACTAGATGTGCCTGGGAATACCACGGTGTTGAGAACTTGCGCGAGATCGTTCGCTCAGTTTTAGTCTCGATCTGCCGAGACTATCGAGACTATCATCACAGCATCGTAGATGTCATGACGTCTGTCGTCCATCGCGTCATTTTTCGGGGACCTAATTGTCCACTGTTATTTGTTTCCTCGTTTTCGATGTACTATTTttctcttgtgatcaacatgatAATTCTAGCCGGCTCTCTCCAGtaaaacagaagtcaaactagcaatcgttaaaaacccaaTCCGTCCGACCTGCACTGCCAATATTTTCACGCTACAGTCATGCCTAAGATGTCACAGGCGTGCTCTTTTCGGTacacgggcgcagtggcgtggtggtaagacgtcggcctcctaatcggaaggtcgtgtgtttGAGTCCCGTAGGTCGCTGCCGCCTTGtaggttaaaagtggagatttttccgatctcccaggtcaacttatgtgcagacctgctagtgacttaacccccttcgtgtgtacacgcaagcacaagaccaagtgcgcacggaaaagatcctgtaatccatgtcagagttcggtgagttatagaaaTACAAAACTACCCAGCATGAGAGATGTTCAACGTACGGGCTACCTCACCTGCCTTGACCTCTCAccaattcattgtaaagcgcttcgagaACGTCAAGCGTAAAGCGCTtcgagaacgtcaagcgctcaataaatctcccatattattattagtagtagtattaTTACACACGCtcttatcggtacatcatcgactacAAGAGTCCTCTGGACAGGTAGTTTCATGCCTTTTTCAAGTATTTCTATCTCTTCTGCGGTGCAGTAGGCTCTATTGATgatgaaggtgtccaagatATCAGCAGATGCATACATGTGTataaccactaggtattcagtcaaatcagTGTAAGAGGCGTTCAACTGACAGGGACAGCGACGCCGCCATTATGCACCAACTTGGCATTGATCAACAGGCGTGCCTTAAGAATAAGTTATGTGAAGAGGTTAAGCCCTCagtgcctcatctgaacagacaactgAAGCTTAATGTTTCCATCGCACTTTGACTTTTGGGTCTTCAagggatatacaggttacaacactcgtgatttttcTAAATggattgtatttcagtcaagaccccgGGCAAATATTAAAGGgactcactcgccagaggctcatGTGTCCCTTGATGTTCATCCGCTGGgttcttgactgaaatacaagccatacaaaacaaaacactcgtGATTTAACCTATACATATAAACAAAACATTGACAGACCCTCCCTCACCCACACACCATACTCATACTTTTACACAGCGCTGTCATGCGACCTCAAGCAAATGAAAAGACATCGAGGTAAGCCAGCACATATCAACTCCTCAACCAGACACAGCAGCAAACCAATGGTCGACAGTTTTGTTGACCAACACATTCTTCAAACAAATGGTCTTATATCCCGTGTTTCCTTTTTAAATAATTAAAGTTATTGGTATCTTTTGTGAAAGGTTTTCTCTGTATGTACTCACGAGCTCTCATACTGCACTGTTTGGTCAGCTCTGATATGGTTTGGTTCAGGTATAGGCCTAGTTCCTGAAGTTGCATCGTCTGGTGTTGAAGAAGGTTCGCCTGGTCCTTGTTCACTTGCATCATGTCTTCTATGGttccattctggtccttgttcaCCTGCTCTATCTCCCTCTGGCGGGCCTCCAAGAACGACAACCTGACGTCCTTGTTGTCTACGTAGAGCTGGGCTGCAGCTTTCCGCAGCGAGGTAGCGGTCAGACAGCGGGCAGCGGGGGCAGAAGGGGGCAGGTGACAGGAATAGCTACCTCCCTGGACAGGGCTGGACAGCGACAGGACAAACGTGCCATTGTCCCGGTAGCTGCTGTTCCTCACCTCACCTGATGGGGTCTGTCAGACAATCAATGTTCGACATGGAGAAAATTTCGAAAAATCAACGGTGGTGTAAGATAGACAACTAGTACGGAACGACAAAGCAGAAAGCAAGTGGTCAAAACAGAGAACtgaaagcatgtacatgtactgtccTCAGATGATCTGAAATAAGTTGACATTCTGTCGATTGAGGCCGTGCTGTGTTTCCACTGTGAAAAATAAATGCCACATTAGTAATatgaaacatcacacacacacacacacacacacacacacacacacacacacacacacacacacacacacacacacacacatacacaccttcCAGACGACATCTACAGGGGGATGACCAAGGTCCACAAATTGACCACAGTGTAGCTGCAGTGTCCAGTCCTCTGTGACGTCATCCCGAACCGCGTTACTCAGTGTGAGGCGGAGGGCGTCATCTTGTGTAGCTGGGGGTCTGTCTGCAACGAACAGTGAATGTGCTAATTTATATGACCGCTGTCACAGTACATTATAAACTACGCacttttaattttcattttcCTGCCACAGTTGATCCACGACGGTTACATTGGCTTTTGAAATAAAATAGtcctaaatgttttgacaaatacaaagtgtTAACACACATAACATAATAATGCAAATAGATGAATGTAGCAATCACGTTGCTTTACACTCGTTTATCTTCGACATCGCTTGCTGGTAGTTGTTGCTCATCATAGAAAGCCATCAcgtgaaaaaacaaaaacaattaccTGTAACAGACAGCGTCACCGTCCTCCACACGGAAGCAAGAGACGAGTTTGCCTGCTCAAGTTTCACTTGCACAGAATAGTTGCCGGAATCCTGAGGTCTGGCGAAGCGTAGAGACAGCCCCGCGTTGGGGAGAAAATCAACACGTGTGTTGTCCGTCGCGTAGAAATGTTTTCCTTTGTACGTTGCTATCTGGGTCCTCTTGTCCTTGCCTGGTGCCTGCGGAAAATATTGCCCgatatatttattttattccaTTGACACGGAAACTATATCAAGCTTataatgtgataatgtttaAATTCTATACTCAGCAATTATTAAAATAATGTAATTGTATACGTACATATGATGTTATATTgttttaattctgttttcacTCTTACTGTATAACAATTTGAAATATTACGTTTTATACGTTAAATAAATATTCTTTCTGCTGAGTCGGACTGTGAGGCGATGGTGatgaaaggaaagagagaacaatgaagagagaaagagagagagagagagagagagggtggagaaagagaaagagagagagagagagaaagagagagagagaacaatgaagagagagagagagagggtggagagaaagagaaagagagagagagagagagagagagagagagagagagagagagggggggatatATAATGTCTTGATAAAATATTGTCACGTGTTGTGAACTGTGAGTTGATAAAGATGAGGAAACAGGTAAAAGAGAAACACATTATATATTTTCCCCGACATCAATGTGAAAAGTCTTGTTTACCCTttgtctttaaaaaaacaacaacccagaAACAGCTTGTGTGAGGAAATACATCAATTCATATTCGTGTAGTAACCTTTGTACAATTGAGCATGTGGTTAGTAACCTGTTTCCATCACtcacaaattgtgtgtgttatATAACAGATTTGCTAAATGGTGGAAGCTAATGTGTCGAACCTGAAACCACCAGTCACGGCCGAGCATGGTCTCTCCAAGTCCCGTCACGAAAGACCAAGCGAAGGACGCGCTGCCTCCTACACATGCCTTGATCTTCGCCTTGTCTTCAGGGCCTCCGTCCCACTGATAAGCCTCCAACGCTGTACAGTAATAAGGTGTCTCAATTACTCCAAATAATATGCATGTATTCACACCATGGTAACACTTTTGCTACGTCTGAAGGTTGACTGACTTACAGTGCTCTAGACTGAAGGTTTTGAGGAAGGGATGTTAATGGACTATGAGACGGCTTTTGCGAGTTTATGAATCAGTTTTATCAATAGCATTTCAGTATGTTCCCTTATTGTGAGAGGATTGCGCAACCCAAAAAGGAAAGAACATCTATATTTGATTTTTGAAAAAATAACAAAGATATAGGATTTGAATTGCTTGCAGGAATCATATTTAAATGACAACGTGTAAAATAAGTGGGAGAGATATGAAAAGAACGAGTGTTATATTCGTCAGTTTTATGTAATAAAATGGGACAAATTATTCTATCGAAGAGAGCTTTGGTAGTGAAGCAGAATTAGTATTTTAAACAAAAGGAATATAATATTTACAGTTGAACATGTTTCTTTTTATTTGGTGAAGATTTGTTTGACTATCTTttttagaattaaaaaaaaaatcccaaatcAAAGAGACtgaaaacgttccaaaattcattaaaaaaaaaccaagaaaggtaagttgttggaacggttttttatgacaaaacaatacgttataGTCAACAATATATGGACCCACCggggcacagacaaacaattagtgaCAAACTTATGTTCATGGAATGTTCGGCAGCTTGTTAGGAAATCACAGGCAAATAATTCGACATCGAGAGAATTTAGAGAAAATCAACGATGATGTCATCTAtgttaaatgtaaaaaggaaagttATGAGAGATCAAaacgaaagaagaaagaaaagatttaGTTAATAATTAGAGGAGATTTTATGAgatcaaaacaaataataaaagaaatgttaGAAGTAAAATATTAGAAGAAAATTTatgagagatcaaatcaaaagaagaaagaaaagacttaGCTAAATAAGAAGAGATTttctgactaaatgtaaaaaggaaagaacGAAAAGGCTGAGACAAATAGTACGAGGAAATCAATGAGAGGgcgaacaaataaaaaaacgtAATAGCTGAGTAAACCTTAAGAAGGGATTTTTTTAGACgacgaaaaaaataaagaaagaaaaggctgCATTAAATATTAGAAGGGAATTGATGAGGGAGCAACACAAACGAAAGAAAAACAATGCTGAGTAAAATATAAGAAGGGAATTGATGAGACAGCgaaacaataaaaaaataaataaaaaagccTTTGTAAATTATAAGAAGGAAAGTTATAAGAGATTGAAacaaagaataaaagaaaaggGTGAGTAAAATATTAGAAGGAATTTATGAGAGAGCaattaaagaaataaagaaatagCAGAGTAAAATGAAATATGGGAACTTATGAACgagcaaagcaaaacaagaaagaaaagactAAGGTAAATGTTAGAAAGGTTTCTATGCGAGAGCcatacaaagaaagaaagaaatagctGAGTAAAATATTAAAAGGCAATTTACGAAAAATTGAAACAAAGATTGAAAAAAACTGAGTAGAATTTAAGAAGGGAATTTATGAGAGAGCAAAataaacaaagacagacagaaaaggctgcgtaagaaaaataaaagagaaTTTATGAgaaactgaaagaaagaaaaagaaaagactgATTAAAATATTAGAAGGAATTTtatgagagagcgaaagaaaaagagaaaaaaaaggctaaGTAAAATATTTGAAGGGAATTGTTGAGAGAGTGAACAAATGAAAAAAGGAAAAGGCTGAGTAAAATATTAGAATGAATTTTATGAGAGCgcgaaataaacaaacaaagaaaaggcTAAGTAAGATATTTGAAAGAAATTCATAAGAgagcaaaataaaacataaaaacaatagGGCAGATTAAAAGGTTAGAAGGGGATtcatgagagagcgaaacaaagacggaaagaaaaagctAAGTAAATCAATAGAAGAGAATTtacgagaagaaaaaaaaggctgaGTAAAGGAAGGAATTTGACGAGAGAgcgaacaaagaaagaaatggctgggTAAAATATTAGAAAGGAATATCT from Littorina saxatilis isolate snail1 linkage group LG13, US_GU_Lsax_2.0, whole genome shotgun sequence encodes:
- the LOC138945395 gene encoding uncharacterized protein gives rise to the protein MSQILLNSNLLTLLVATDVATVVTYNGYSAFLVPINNLARRYAGIRALRGETEKKKKKKKKKKSILYSDDPLTMTSTRFQMIGVALFVVALSALEAYQWDGGPEDKAKIKACVGGSASFAWSFVTGLGETMLGRDWWFQAPGKDKRTQIATYKGKHFYATDNTRVDFLPNAGLSLRFARPQDSGNYSVQVKLEQANSSLASVWRTVTLSVTDRPPATQDDALRLTLSNAVRDDVTEDWTLQLHCGQFVDLGHPPVDVVWKTPSGEVRNSSYRDNGTFVLSLSSPVQGGSYSCHLPPSAPAARCLTATSLRKAAAQLYVDNKDVRLSFLEARQREIEQVNKDQNGTIEDMMQVNKDQANLLQHQTMQLQELGLYLNQTISELTKQCSMRARKSCVDWLSLDPQSGLRTVCVSGEPVTVYCDQTTDNGGWIVFQRRTNASVDFFRDWTDYRNGFGDLEGNFWLGLDKLHKLTTSQRYELRVDLHKWDGTKGYATYSGFYVDDVSHNFALRFDSFTGGNAGDSLSYHRGQQFSTKDRDHDTRNSKCAQRFHGAWWYNNCHHSNLNGEYHTSSGAGVIWHTFGGHIIKFTEMKIRPM